One region of Marivirga arenosa genomic DNA includes:
- a CDS encoding heavy-metal-associated domain-containing protein yields the protein MESLELQNVKCGGCVEAIKNGLSDLKGIQVNNVDIPTGKLDFDSKGETSLEDVKAKLDNLGYPAK from the coding sequence ATGGAATCATTAGAGCTACAAAATGTAAAGTGTGGAGGTTGCGTAGAAGCTATAAAGAATGGATTATCTGATTTAAAAGGTATTCAAGTAAACAATGTTGATATACCTACAGGTAAGTTAGATTTTGATTCAAAGGGTGAAACCTCTCTTGAAGACGTAAAAGCAAAACTGGATAATTTAGGTTATCCTGCAAAATAA
- a CDS encoding phytoene desaturase family protein, which yields MAKNKVVVIGAGFAGLSTATYLADKGLDVTVLEKNKDLGGRARQFKAEGFTFDMGPSWYWMPDVFEKYFQTFGKNVSDYYNLKRLDPSYHVVFGKNDVLKVPANLQEFKNMLEGLEPGSGPNLDEFLKQAAYKYEKGINDLVYKPGRSLTEFMSLKLLFDMVRMDIFSSIYSHVRKFFKNERIIRLMEFPILFLGALPENTPALYSLMNYADISLGTWYPDGGMHKIVEGMVKLAEEKGVKFITEQEVVSVECEGNKAKKVITKTDSYDADIVVSSADYEHTDQSILPMEFRNYTSNYWENRTMAPSSLIFYLGLDKKVEGLVHHNLFFDHDFGPHAKQIYENPKWPDEPLFYVSAPSKTDDSVAPEGKENIFILMPVAPGLEDTEEIREKYFSLILDRMEKILGENIKDHVIYKRSFAHKDFINEYHSFKGNAYGLANTLKQTAILKPSLKNKKLKNFYYAGQLTVPGPGVPPSLISGQVVGKEVMKDIS from the coding sequence ATGGCAAAAAATAAAGTAGTAGTTATTGGAGCAGGTTTTGCAGGTTTATCTACTGCAACATACCTAGCCGATAAAGGATTAGATGTAACAGTTCTTGAAAAGAATAAAGACCTAGGAGGAAGAGCCCGTCAGTTTAAAGCTGAGGGCTTTACTTTTGATATGGGGCCAAGTTGGTATTGGATGCCCGATGTTTTTGAAAAGTATTTCCAAACCTTTGGTAAAAATGTTTCGGACTATTATAATTTAAAAAGACTCGATCCTTCTTATCATGTTGTTTTTGGGAAAAATGATGTTTTAAAGGTTCCTGCAAATCTTCAAGAATTCAAAAACATGCTAGAGGGGCTTGAGCCCGGAAGTGGTCCTAATTTGGATGAATTCTTAAAACAAGCTGCATATAAATATGAGAAAGGAATTAATGACCTGGTATATAAACCTGGCAGATCATTAACAGAGTTTATGAGTCTCAAATTACTTTTTGATATGGTAAGAATGGACATTTTTTCATCCATTTACAGCCACGTTAGAAAGTTCTTTAAAAATGAGCGCATTATTAGGCTTATGGAATTCCCAATTTTATTTCTTGGAGCATTGCCTGAAAACACCCCCGCTTTATACAGTTTAATGAATTATGCGGACATTAGTTTGGGTACTTGGTATCCAGATGGAGGGATGCATAAAATAGTAGAGGGGATGGTAAAACTAGCGGAAGAGAAAGGGGTTAAATTTATTACAGAGCAAGAAGTAGTTTCGGTTGAATGCGAAGGCAATAAAGCTAAAAAGGTTATTACTAAAACGGATTCCTATGATGCTGATATTGTAGTTTCTTCAGCTGATTATGAGCACACCGATCAGTCGATTTTGCCAATGGAGTTCAGAAACTATACTTCAAATTATTGGGAAAATAGAACAATGGCTCCTTCTTCACTGATTTTTTACTTAGGATTAGATAAAAAAGTTGAAGGATTGGTTCATCATAATTTATTTTTTGATCATGATTTTGGTCCTCATGCCAAACAAATATATGAAAATCCTAAATGGCCTGACGAGCCTTTATTTTATGTGAGTGCTCCTTCAAAAACTGATGATTCGGTAGCTCCAGAGGGAAAGGAGAATATCTTTATCTTAATGCCAGTAGCCCCTGGACTTGAGGATACTGAGGAGATTAGGGAAAAATATTTTTCGTTAATTTTAGATAGAATGGAGAAAATATTAGGAGAAAACATAAAAGATCATGTAATTTATAAGAGAAGTTTTGCCCATAAGGATTTTATTAATGAATATCATTCGTTTAAAGGAAATGCTTATGGCTTAGCTAATACCTTAAAACAAACGGCTATTTTAAAACCATCATTAAAGAATAAAAAGCTTAAAAACTTTTATTACGCTGGTCAACTCACAGTTCCTGGCCCAGGAGTACCACCTTCATTGATTTCAGGGCAAGTGGTTGGAAAAGAAGTAATGAAAGATATAAGTTAG
- a CDS encoding MarR family winged helix-turn-helix transcriptional regulator has protein sequence MLDNGIKLLQLYQNFLKKNPNASLSDFGKSLASSDKSEIHEDEIEEMSKKMPFPFPAKSADEYIGWAWGRLMNFSQIWEKKAFANQPIHNLTEFGVALYVLSHENCSKSEVANHSLQEKTTIFETIKRLVRNGIINEKENLKDKRSKQLSISKKGQIACFSVMGTANDISKHLVGNLSKEEKINLFDYLIKLDEYHQYCYDNYKDENWEKLKEEMIG, from the coding sequence ATGTTAGATAACGGAATTAAGCTTCTCCAACTTTATCAAAATTTCCTAAAAAAGAATCCAAATGCTAGTCTTAGTGACTTTGGGAAAAGTCTAGCATCATCTGATAAAAGTGAAATTCATGAGGATGAGATTGAAGAAATGAGTAAAAAAATGCCATTTCCATTTCCCGCTAAATCAGCAGATGAATATATAGGTTGGGCTTGGGGAAGATTAATGAATTTCAGTCAAATATGGGAGAAAAAAGCATTTGCTAATCAACCCATTCATAATTTAACTGAATTTGGAGTAGCTCTTTATGTATTAAGCCATGAAAACTGTAGTAAATCAGAAGTTGCAAATCATTCCTTACAAGAAAAGACCACCATTTTTGAAACTATAAAAAGATTGGTCAGAAATGGTATTATTAATGAGAAGGAGAATCTTAAAGATAAAAGAAGCAAACAACTATCCATATCTAAAAAAGGACAAATCGCTTGTTTTAGTGTTATGGGCACTGCAAATGATATCAGTAAACACCTGGTAGGAAATTTAAGTAAAGAGGAGAAAATCAATTTATTTGATTACCTTATCAAATTAGATGAATACCATCAATACTGTTATGATAATTATAAAGATGAAAACTGGGAGAAACTGAAAGAGGAGATGATAGGCTAG
- a CDS encoding TonB-dependent receptor — translation MKRYIFSLVITILIVFTTSFESFGQTKASFGGYVRDAKTEEPLIGASVIIEGTQLGAVTNIDGYYEIKNIEPQSYTVTASYVGYQKSSRFNVTVRSGGIPNVNFELSQDVETLEGVTVRANPFIKNEETPLSIQKLSPEEIATYPGGNNDIAKVAQSLPGVSGSVGGFRNDIIIRGGAPNENVYYLDGIEIPNINHFSTQGSAGGPVGLLNVSFFEGVTLSSSAFASQYDNVLSGVLQFDQRDGNRREFRNNFRLSSSEAAITTEGPLFKKEDEERSNTSFIASVRRSYLQLLFQAIDLPFLPDYWDYQYKLSHKIDDYNELIFTGVGSIDDLTINAPDDFSPEQQAVLDQIPVIKQWSTTSGLSWKRRFKDNSGFMTTALSTNILNNQFEQFQDNVNQEGLVFSNNSQEQEIKLRYNYTKFLEDWTINSGFIVQEAIYTNSTDFAGDRRGFSYENNFNFTRYGANAQASRNFLNDRLGLSAGFRFDGNTFTESGNEIYKTFSPRASISYTLDEKRKWTINASAGRYYKIPPYTILGFANENGEFLNRDAEYIQSDHLVAGIEYLVTPSSRFSIEGFYKRYDNYPVSVIDSVSLANLGGGFSVLGNEEIESVGLGRTYGMEFLYQRKLTKDFYAILAYTLYRSEFTGFDKDEYLRSTWDNQNLITFTGGYKFGNNWELSARVRYLGRTPLAPVDQEATLRAYPSIVRDYSRQGDLLLDPFNQTDIRIDKKWNFDNWTFNIFFEVQNAFVQDLPSEPSFGLRRDDMGDIIQPRELVRIEDVSNSSLLPNLGVVIDF, via the coding sequence ATGAAACGCTACATTTTTAGCTTAGTTATTACAATATTAATTGTTTTTACAACATCATTTGAATCATTCGGGCAGACTAAGGCTAGTTTCGGAGGATATGTAAGGGATGCCAAAACTGAAGAACCTCTGATTGGTGCTAGTGTAATAATTGAAGGAACTCAGTTAGGTGCTGTTACAAATATTGATGGTTATTATGAAATTAAAAATATTGAACCTCAGTCCTATACAGTTACGGCCTCATATGTTGGTTATCAAAAGAGCTCTAGGTTTAATGTAACAGTAAGATCAGGGGGTATTCCAAACGTTAATTTCGAATTAAGTCAAGATGTGGAAACATTAGAAGGCGTTACAGTGCGAGCTAATCCCTTTATAAAGAATGAAGAGACACCTTTATCAATACAGAAATTATCTCCTGAAGAAATAGCTACTTATCCTGGTGGAAATAATGATATAGCGAAAGTAGCGCAATCATTACCTGGAGTGAGTGGCTCTGTAGGAGGATTTAGGAATGATATCATTATTAGAGGAGGTGCTCCAAATGAAAACGTTTACTATCTTGATGGTATTGAAATCCCAAATATCAATCATTTTAGTACGCAAGGTAGTGCAGGAGGACCTGTTGGCTTATTAAATGTTTCTTTTTTTGAAGGAGTTACACTTTCTTCAAGTGCTTTTGCAAGTCAATATGATAATGTTTTGTCAGGCGTGCTACAATTTGACCAAAGAGATGGGAATAGACGAGAATTTAGAAATAATTTTCGCTTAAGTAGTAGTGAGGCGGCTATCACAACTGAAGGTCCGTTATTTAAGAAGGAAGATGAAGAAAGAAGTAATACTTCGTTTATAGCATCAGTAAGAAGATCATATTTGCAATTACTGTTTCAAGCGATTGATTTACCTTTTTTACCCGATTACTGGGATTATCAATACAAGCTTTCTCATAAAATTGATGATTACAATGAGTTAATTTTTACAGGTGTAGGTTCAATAGATGATTTAACTATTAATGCGCCAGATGATTTTAGTCCTGAACAACAAGCAGTATTAGACCAAATACCTGTAATTAAGCAATGGAGTACCACATCTGGTCTTAGTTGGAAACGAAGGTTTAAAGATAATTCAGGCTTTATGACAACTGCACTAAGCACTAATATTTTAAATAATCAATTTGAGCAATTTCAAGATAATGTAAACCAAGAAGGCTTAGTGTTCAGCAATAATTCCCAAGAGCAAGAAATAAAATTGAGATATAATTACACTAAATTCTTGGAAGATTGGACTATCAATAGCGGTTTTATTGTTCAAGAAGCTATTTATACAAATAGCACTGATTTTGCAGGCGACAGAAGAGGATTTAGTTATGAAAATAACTTCAATTTTACCCGATATGGAGCAAATGCTCAAGCTTCTAGGAATTTTCTAAATGATAGATTAGGTTTATCTGCAGGTTTTAGGTTTGATGGGAACACATTTACGGAAAGTGGAAATGAAATTTATAAAACCTTCAGTCCGAGAGCGTCAATTTCTTATACGTTGGATGAAAAGCGAAAATGGACTATAAATGCATCAGCTGGTAGGTATTATAAAATCCCTCCATATACCATTTTAGGATTCGCAAATGAAAATGGAGAGTTTTTAAATCGTGATGCTGAATATATTCAAAGTGATCATTTAGTTGCTGGAATTGAATATTTAGTAACCCCTTCTTCTAGATTTAGTATTGAAGGGTTTTATAAAAGATATGATAACTATCCAGTTTCTGTTATAGACAGTGTTTCACTTGCCAATTTAGGAGGAGGCTTTTCAGTCTTAGGTAATGAAGAAATTGAAAGCGTTGGATTGGGAAGAACCTATGGAATGGAATTTTTATACCAACGTAAATTAACAAAAGATTTTTATGCGATTTTAGCTTATACGCTTTATAGAAGTGAGTTTACAGGCTTTGATAAGGATGAATATTTAAGATCGACATGGGATAATCAAAACCTAATCACATTTACTGGGGGCTATAAGTTTGGGAATAATTGGGAATTAAGTGCAAGAGTCAGATACTTAGGTAGAACTCCACTAGCACCAGTCGATCAGGAAGCAACGCTTAGAGCTTATCCTTCTATTGTAAGAGATTATTCAAGACAAGGTGATTTATTACTAGATCCATTTAACCAAACCGATATTAGAATTGATAAAAAATGGAACTTTGACAATTGGACTTTCAACATATTTTTTGAAGTACAAAATGCATTTGTTCAAGACTTACCGTCAGAACCTAGCTTTGGCTTGAGAAGAGATGATATGGGAGATATTATTCAACCTAGGGAATTAGTAAGGATTGAAGACGTAAGCAATAGTTCATTACTCCCGAATTTAGGAGTAGTTATAGATTTTTAA
- a CDS encoding 4-hydroxy-3-methylbut-2-enyl diphosphate reductase, translating into MMNLNVKIDNSSGFCFGVVYAIEMAEDMLEEQGYLYCLGDIVHNDEEVKRLEAKGLRIIDREVLKNLKDEKVLIRAHGEPPSTYKLAIENNLTLVDASCPVVLKLQNRIKNSFDKKEQIYIYGKHGHAEVEGLLGQTNQEAVVFQDINELDIATLPKELTLYSQTTKSTDNFYKIKEILTEAGISVNANDTICRQVSNRDKELRSFAGEFDKVIFVSGTKSSNGKVLYNVCKDKNPNTYFISNISELNKEWFSNNDSVGICGATSTPMWLMEQVRDELLKY; encoded by the coding sequence ATGATGAACCTAAATGTAAAAATCGATAATAGTTCAGGCTTTTGCTTTGGAGTAGTTTATGCCATTGAAATGGCAGAAGATATGCTTGAAGAACAGGGCTACCTATATTGTTTAGGTGATATTGTTCATAATGATGAAGAAGTAAAAAGATTAGAAGCAAAAGGACTTAGAATAATTGATAGAGAGGTTTTAAAAAATTTAAAAGATGAAAAGGTATTAATCCGCGCACACGGAGAGCCTCCTTCAACCTATAAATTAGCAATTGAGAATAATCTAACTTTAGTTGACGCCTCTTGTCCTGTTGTTTTAAAACTACAAAATAGAATTAAGAATTCCTTTGATAAGAAAGAGCAGATCTATATTTATGGTAAACATGGGCATGCTGAAGTGGAAGGCCTTTTAGGACAAACAAATCAGGAAGCAGTTGTTTTTCAGGATATAAATGAACTGGATATTGCGACCTTACCTAAAGAATTAACTTTATATAGCCAAACTACAAAGAGTACGGATAACTTTTACAAAATTAAAGAGATACTCACTGAAGCAGGAATTAGTGTAAATGCAAATGATACTATCTGTCGTCAGGTATCTAACAGAGATAAAGAATTACGTTCTTTTGCTGGAGAATTTGACAAGGTTATTTTTGTTTCAGGCACTAAATCCTCTAATGGTAAGGTGCTTTATAATGTTTGTAAAGATAAAAATCCAAATACTTATTTCATCTCCAATATATCTGAACTAAACAAAGAATGGTTTTCAAATAACGACTCTGTAGGAATCTGTGGAGCTACTTCTACTCCAATGTGGTTAATGGAGCAAGTGAGAGATGAATTATTAAAATATTAA
- a CDS encoding UDP-glucose dehydrogenase family protein: MKIAVIGTGYVGLVTGTCFAETGNHVTCVDIDEVKVQKLQSGKVTIYEPGLEAIFERNIKQKRLDFTTDLKEGVKDAEVIFLALPTPPGGDGAADLQYVLKVADDLGHILDKYAVIVDKSTVPVGTADKVHNAIVKNAKVEFDVVSNPEFLREGVAVDDFMKPDRVVIGTQSDKAKKIMERLYAPLVRQGNPIIFMDERSAELTKYAANSFLATKITFMNEIANLCERLGANVDMVRKGIGTDTRIGKRFLFAGIGYGGSCFPKDVQALAKSAKDAQYDFKILNAVMDVNTTQKTRLMDNLNGYFKNNLEGKTIAMWGLAFKPNTDDVREAPALYNIEALISAGAKVQAYDPEAMENVKGQIGDKITYAENPYEALKGADALMIMTEWPVFRTPDFDVIQEELSEPLILDGRNLYEVDQMQELGFTYFSIGR, encoded by the coding sequence ATGAAGATAGCAGTAATTGGAACAGGCTATGTGGGCTTAGTGACAGGAACATGTTTCGCTGAAACAGGTAATCATGTAACTTGTGTTGATATAGATGAAGTAAAAGTTCAAAAGCTTCAATCAGGAAAAGTAACGATTTATGAGCCTGGCTTAGAAGCCATTTTTGAAAGAAATATAAAGCAAAAAAGATTAGATTTTACCACTGATCTTAAGGAAGGTGTTAAGGATGCTGAAGTAATATTCCTAGCTTTGCCAACCCCTCCAGGCGGTGATGGTGCAGCTGATCTGCAATATGTATTAAAAGTAGCGGATGATCTAGGACATATTCTAGATAAATATGCTGTAATAGTTGATAAAAGCACTGTACCTGTAGGTACAGCTGATAAGGTTCACAACGCTATTGTGAAAAATGCAAAGGTTGAATTTGATGTTGTGTCTAATCCTGAATTCTTAAGAGAAGGTGTTGCAGTAGATGATTTCATGAAACCCGACAGAGTAGTGATAGGAACTCAGTCTGATAAGGCGAAAAAAATCATGGAGCGTTTATATGCCCCATTAGTGCGTCAGGGTAATCCTATTATTTTCATGGATGAAAGATCTGCAGAATTAACTAAATATGCTGCTAACTCATTCCTTGCAACTAAAATTACCTTTATGAATGAAATTGCCAATCTATGTGAACGCTTAGGTGCTAATGTAGATATGGTAAGAAAAGGAATTGGTACGGATACCAGAATAGGTAAAAGGTTTTTATTTGCAGGTATAGGATATGGAGGAAGTTGTTTCCCTAAAGATGTGCAGGCATTAGCAAAATCGGCTAAAGATGCCCAATATGATTTCAAAATATTAAATGCTGTGATGGATGTAAATACCACACAAAAAACACGTTTAATGGATAATTTGAATGGGTATTTCAAAAATAATTTAGAAGGAAAAACCATCGCTATGTGGGGATTGGCTTTTAAACCGAATACAGATGATGTTAGAGAAGCCCCTGCCTTATACAATATAGAAGCCTTAATTAGTGCAGGTGCTAAAGTTCAGGCTTATGATCCGGAAGCAATGGAGAATGTAAAAGGGCAGATAGGTGATAAAATCACTTATGCTGAAAATCCTTATGAAGCATTGAAAGGAGCAGATGCTTTAATGATCATGACAGAGTGGCCTGTTTTCAGAACACCCGATTTTGATGTTATTCAGGAAGAACTTTCGGAGCCTTTAATCCTTGACGGAAGGAATTTGTATGAAGTAGATCAGATGCAGGAATTAGGATTTACATATTTTAGTATAGGACGATAA
- a CDS encoding MerR family transcriptional regulator, with protein MSSYSIKDLEHLSGIKAHTLRIWEQRYNFIEPKRTDTNIRYYSDEDLKLVLNISTLKENGYKISKIAKMSEDELNKEVLKIAETNLRFPDQINSLTLSMIDMDEDRFENILNNNILKYGFERTMLNVIYPFLAKIGMLWQTGSILPAQEHFISNLIRQKMTVAIDGQYVTESESKGKWLLFLPEGELHELSLMFASYLLRARKFKVIYLGQNLPKSDLYSVKDIHTPDYVLTICTAAPRKSEVQGYIDEIAELFNSATLFVGGFQVIGQDIKRKKNVEFIMKMEDLIDFINEKDIELSPQRPEANKNMKYE; from the coding sequence GTGAGCAGTTATTCAATTAAAGATTTAGAACACTTATCAGGAATTAAAGCCCATACACTAAGGATATGGGAGCAGAGGTATAATTTCATTGAACCCAAGCGGACTGATACAAACATCAGATATTATAGCGATGAGGACTTGAAATTAGTACTGAACATCTCTACACTCAAAGAAAATGGATATAAAATATCCAAAATTGCTAAGATGAGTGAAGATGAGCTTAATAAGGAGGTTCTTAAAATTGCAGAAACGAATCTAAGATTTCCAGATCAAATAAACTCATTAACATTGAGTATGATTGATATGGATGAAGATAGATTTGAAAACATTTTAAATAACAATATATTAAAGTATGGTTTTGAACGAACCATGCTGAATGTTATTTATCCATTTTTAGCAAAAATAGGGATGCTATGGCAAACTGGAAGTATTCTTCCAGCTCAGGAGCATTTTATATCTAATTTAATTCGTCAGAAAATGACAGTTGCTATTGATGGACAATATGTGACTGAAAGTGAATCAAAAGGGAAGTGGTTACTGTTTCTTCCAGAAGGAGAGTTACACGAGTTGTCTTTAATGTTTGCTTCTTACCTACTAAGAGCAAGGAAATTTAAGGTGATTTACTTAGGTCAAAATCTTCCTAAATCTGATCTTTATTCTGTAAAGGATATCCATACTCCTGATTATGTCTTAACCATTTGTACTGCAGCCCCAAGAAAGTCAGAGGTACAAGGATATATTGATGAGATAGCTGAACTATTTAATAGCGCCACTTTATTTGTAGGTGGTTTTCAGGTGATTGGGCAAGACATCAAAAGAAAGAAAAATGTTGAGTTCATTATGAAAATGGAAGATTTAATTGATTTTATTAATGAAAAAGATATTGAATTATCACCCCAAAGACCTGAAGCAAATAAAAATATGAAATACGAATAG
- a CDS encoding RNA polymerase sigma factor: MTALEFGYAINNMTKSMKPFALRLTKDMEQANDLIQETVLKAFSNREKFSEGTNLKAWLFTIMKNTFITNYQRMVRRKTFIDTTENLHFINSTENIAQNSAYGSFAMADIVKQIAKLDDVYKEPFMMHFRGFKYHEIAEKLEIPIGTVKNRIHIARKELKSALKIYA, from the coding sequence ATGACAGCATTAGAATTTGGTTACGCGATTAACAATATGACAAAATCTATGAAACCGTTTGCATTGAGGTTGACGAAAGATATGGAGCAGGCAAACGATTTGATTCAAGAAACAGTGCTGAAAGCATTTTCTAACCGTGAAAAATTTTCGGAAGGCACAAATCTTAAAGCTTGGTTGTTTACTATCATGAAAAATACTTTTATTACCAATTATCAAAGAATGGTAAGAAGAAAAACTTTCATTGATACTACAGAAAATTTACACTTTATCAATTCAACAGAAAATATTGCTCAAAACTCAGCTTATGGTTCTTTTGCGATGGCTGATATTGTGAAACAGATTGCAAAATTGGATGATGTTTATAAAGAACCTTTCATGATGCATTTCAGAGGATTTAAATATCATGAGATAGCTGAAAAATTAGAGATACCAATTGGAACTGTAAAAAATAGAATACATATTGCCAGAAAAGAGTTGAAAAGTGCTCTAAAGATTTATGCTTAA
- a CDS encoding rhodanese-like domain-containing protein, whose translation MNHKNIGPEEFDKLSKEPNTEIIDVRTPAEKEEGFIEGAKMINIMGPDFANEINALDKDKTYLVYCRSGNRSGTACGFMASNGFDKLYNLDGGINAWNQYANS comes from the coding sequence ATGAACCATAAAAATATAGGTCCAGAGGAATTTGATAAGCTATCAAAAGAGCCTAATACAGAAATAATTGATGTAAGAACTCCAGCAGAAAAGGAGGAAGGGTTTATTGAAGGCGCTAAAATGATCAATATAATGGGGCCTGATTTTGCCAACGAAATAAATGCATTAGATAAAGATAAAACATATTTAGTGTACTGTAGAAGCGGAAACAGAAGCGGTACTGCATGTGGTTTTATGGCAAGTAATGGCTTTGATAAATTATATAATTTAGACGGTGGAATTAATGCGTGGAATCAATACGCTAATTCTTAA
- a CDS encoding phytoene/squalene synthase family protein, which yields MDAKELFNQTTFECSKLITNRYSTSFSLGIKSLDKKFHYPIYAIYGFVRYADEIVDTFHEKDKASLLREFKSNTYTAIKDEISLNPVLHCFQMVVNQYQIDHALIEAFLHSMEMDLLDIDYQQESYEEYIYGSAEVVGLMCLKVFCDGDEKEYQRLLPFAKSLGSAFQKVNFLRDIKSDYYERGRVYFPGVDFNDFSVSHKEKIEADIQKDFDHAYKGIVELPRGARWGVYLAYTYYLKLFDKIKRFSPNKIMEQRVRVPDSKKLFLLLGSYVKHQLNTL from the coding sequence ATGGATGCTAAAGAACTTTTTAATCAGACCACTTTTGAGTGTAGTAAGCTTATTACTAATCGATATAGCACTTCATTCAGTTTAGGAATTAAAAGCCTAGATAAGAAATTTCATTATCCTATTTATGCAATTTATGGCTTCGTGAGATATGCAGATGAAATCGTAGATACTTTTCATGAAAAGGATAAAGCGTCCTTATTAAGAGAGTTTAAAAGTAATACTTATACTGCTATTAAAGATGAAATTAGTTTAAATCCTGTTTTACATTGCTTTCAAATGGTAGTGAATCAATACCAAATTGATCATGCTTTAATTGAAGCTTTCCTACATAGTATGGAAATGGATTTGCTAGATATTGATTATCAGCAGGAATCTTATGAGGAATACATTTATGGTTCTGCTGAAGTAGTGGGCTTAATGTGTTTAAAAGTTTTTTGCGATGGTGATGAAAAGGAATATCAAAGATTATTACCCTTCGCAAAAAGCCTAGGGTCTGCTTTTCAAAAGGTAAACTTCCTTAGAGATATTAAATCAGATTATTATGAAAGAGGTAGAGTTTATTTTCCAGGAGTAGATTTTAATGATTTCTCCGTATCTCACAAAGAAAAAATAGAAGCAGATATTCAAAAGGATTTCGATCATGCCTACAAAGGTATAGTTGAATTACCAAGAGGTGCCAGATGGGGTGTTTATTTAGCCTATACTTATTATTTGAAATTATTTGATAAGATTAAGCGGTTTTCACCAAATAAAATAATGGAACAAAGAGTAAGAGTTCCAGATTCAAAAAAACTATTTCTGTTATTGGGTAGTTATGTAAAACATCAGTTGAACACTCTTTAA
- the trxA gene encoding thioredoxin → MASFGDLIKSETPVLVDFYADWCGPCKMMAPYLEEVAQKMKGKVKVIKVDVDRNQQASMKYQVQSIPTLILFQNGQIKWRQAGVVDPNTIMNQINQVAK, encoded by the coding sequence ATGGCGAGTTTTGGCGATTTAATTAAAAGCGAAACACCTGTTTTGGTCGATTTTTATGCTGATTGGTGTGGCCCTTGCAAAATGATGGCACCCTATCTAGAAGAGGTGGCTCAAAAAATGAAAGGGAAAGTAAAAGTTATTAAAGTTGATGTAGACAGAAATCAGCAGGCATCAATGAAATATCAAGTACAAAGCATACCTACTTTAATTCTATTTCAGAATGGTCAAATTAAATGGCGTCAGGCAGGAGTGGTTGACCCAAATACCATAATGAATCAAATTAATCAGGTAGCGAAGTGA
- a CDS encoding sterol desaturase family protein, which yields MSEVLTILFYAFLVVGTFLFMEGVAWFTHKYIMHGFLWTWHRSHHKVHNHALERNDLFAVVFSIPSASLIMAGIEFPEVRWLLFVGIGVACYGVFYVLFHDILVHRRVKIKFKAKNSYLRRMIRAHYIHHEVHTKEGAEAFGFLYAPKKYEVKENKSRAKA from the coding sequence ATGTCAGAAGTATTAACCATTTTATTCTACGCTTTTCTAGTTGTAGGTACATTTCTTTTCATGGAGGGGGTAGCGTGGTTTACCCACAAATATATAATGCATGGATTTTTATGGACTTGGCATAGATCTCATCATAAAGTGCATAACCATGCTTTAGAAAGAAATGATTTATTTGCAGTGGTTTTTAGTATTCCCTCAGCTTCTTTAATAATGGCAGGTATTGAGTTTCCAGAAGTTAGATGGTTGCTTTTTGTTGGAATAGGAGTAGCATGCTATGGGGTTTTCTATGTTTTATTTCATGATATATTAGTACATAGAAGAGTTAAAATTAAGTTTAAAGCGAAAAATTCATATTTAAGAAGAATGATTCGTGCACACTATATACATCATGAAGTCCATACAAAGGAAGGTGCTGAAGCTTTTGGGTTTCTATATGCACCTAAGAAGTATGAGGTAAAAGAAAATAAAAGTAGAGCAAAAGCCTAG
- a CDS encoding DUF4286 family protein: MIIYNVTVNVEKDIEESWVKWMKEKHIPDILATGFFNDHRMLRLLNETEGDGETYAIQYFTDELDNLERYMMDEAPRLRDEHIKKFQDKCVSFRTFLETV; this comes from the coding sequence ATGATAATTTATAATGTGACCGTAAATGTTGAGAAAGATATAGAAGAAAGTTGGGTTAAATGGATGAAAGAAAAGCATATACCTGATATTTTGGCAACAGGCTTTTTCAATGATCATAGAATGTTGAGACTCTTAAATGAAACGGAAGGAGATGGCGAAACATACGCTATTCAATACTTTACGGACGAATTAGACAACTTAGAAAGGTATATGATGGATGAGGCTCCCAGACTAAGAGATGAGCATATCAAGAAATTTCAGGATAAATGTGTTTCATTTAGAACTTTCCTGGAAACGGTTTAA